The sequence below is a genomic window from Chaetodon auriga isolate fChaAug3 chromosome 8, fChaAug3.hap1, whole genome shotgun sequence.
CAAAGTAATCCCCCACTAAACAAGATGGATATTGTATCACAACCTAGTAAATACCAGAGGGCCACAGAGCTGCCCTCTCTTCATCCCTGACTGGAACCAACGGGGAATAATAACTCCTTCTATTTTTTTATGGAggaacaaagaaataaaactttatttttctgcgGTTTCACATATATCTTGTGGTATTTTGCAGTATACCAAAAACGTGCCCTCTTGTGGGGGATGTGATTAGAGCAAGCAGCAGCCCTCCAAGGAAAAGTTTGAAAATTTGCAGTACTGGCTGCATGTCAAAAATGTAAGATTGGGATCATATGCTGCCTATATGAAAGTCTTTTGATCTCACTTGATTGAAGTAAGACTGGATGGAAACATAAATGCAAAATCCATGTGGCTTAGACCTGGAGAGATGTGCCAGGGTTGCATAACACTCGATGTTAAAAAAGAAGTGTCAGCTCATGCAATTGCTGGAGATTATAGCAGACATATAGCAGCAGATACCGAAGGAAAACTTTATTGGGATGCCGATGGATGGGTGAAGGGATGAAAGTACGCACTGTTTGCGctcagacctgcagacagagcatGGCCGTTAAAATAGGTTAATTTGAATTATATTTGCGTCTTTTTTAAACGTGATTTCGTTTAAAACCTTTGTTACAAATATATTTCTGATGGGGCAAATTACTATTCGATTTCTCCTCGCTAATGTAAACTAATCAAAGTAAAATCAAAAGATGCCTCGTTTAACCAAAATCTCATTGGGGTCATAATATTTAGAATTATAACTATATTTTGGTTGCTTTTGTAATAATCGTGTAAAGATGTGACACTGCGGCGTTACCCATTTATCTTTTCCAACTCTGACTTTGTATCAGGAGCCTTTCGGATGGTTCCTCGGACGCTCCCACCCCTCTCCTCACGTAATTCATCTCCTTGGCCAATCCTGTCCCTCCCCAAAAAGTTTACGCCATGCAGCCTATAAGAACTGCCTAAGTTTCTCAAGTATCGGAAAGGGTTTGTCTTCCCAGGATCCCATCTATGGATACTTTGGTGCCTTCAAAGCCAGACAGACCTACAGGTGGACTAACTCCGTGACTTCATGAGAGGGAAATAATTTTTTGGACACTTTGTGGTGGCCGCCATCTACCCAAGTGGAGATGTCTGAGGAAAATCTGGGGGACGAGTCGGGCAGCTCCCCCGTCTCTCCTGTGGACAGCCTGAGCCACAGCGAGGGGGAGCTGGACAGACAACCGAAGAGatgtgggaggaagaggagaccgAGCAGGAAAAACGGGGAGGACTCAGATAGCCCGACCCctgggaaaagagggaagaagtccagcagcagcagcccccaGTCTTTCGAGGAGCTCCAGTCGCAGCGGGTCATGGCCAACGTCCGGGAGCGACAGAGGACCCAGTCTCTCAACGAGGCGTTCGCAGCTTTGCGGAAAATTATCCCCACTTTGCCCTCGGACAAACTCAGCAAAATACAGACCCTAAAACTCGCAGCCAGATACATCGACTTCCTCTACCAGGTGCTGCAGAGCGACGAGCTGGACTCCAAGATGGCAAGCTGTAGTTATGTGGCTCATGAGAGGCTGAGCTACGCCTTCTCTGTTTGGAGGATGGAGGGCGCTTGGTCCATGTCAACATCTCACTAGCACCTGGAGAGATTATGCCCTAAATGGTACGCTTGATTTTCAGATGAAATGCATAATCCAAGCCTTGAACGGTGGGAGGGGAGATCCTCGTAGAAACGTTGATTTTGATGGCTGTACTGTGGTCTAATGCACCCTGAAAGCGCGTTGTTTTGTGTACTTCTAACCTACAGGTGACTGCTGATTCTACTTATCACATTCTGACGGGACAAATCTGGAGTCCAATGCTGGATACATGGGATCACTCTATTTAAACCAAAGACTACAGAAGCTCTGGAGGATCAGTTTTCTGCAGAGGCCCGGTGGGCACTCCAAACACCCCCCACtctggtgtgttttcatgttgttgaCGACGAATGTTGaaaatatcatgttttttttttttttcgggtttgtttttaggaaaagaaaaatgtttaatgCATGCCTTTGGACTTATTTCTGTGGAGGTCAAAGTGCATTATTGAAGCAGTTGTCTCAGTGTTTGGTGTGAGGCTGTCAACTGGTGGTGAAGCTCACACTGTAGGCTGACTGTGTGGATCTAACCTGtgctcaaaaaacaaaaaaatattttcagaatacatttatttatttattggtgaAACGTGTTACATTGAGGAATAGATCCTGTGTCTGAAATACAAATACATTCctattttttattatctttttttgtaaatgtttgtacatttttgcattaaagaaaataacgctgaaagtgtttgtctttgactttttttttgttttttgttttttttggttaatttaatttaattttaaacgACATGAGGAGTTGACCATAATTAAAATAGAACACTGGAATTTGAGAGACGATGTCGATCCTATATGAAATGAAATAGCTGCCATGCATGTATCACGTGGAATGTAATTCATATCAGATTTAATCTCAAAAGCTTCCACCATCACCAGTCACTTGGGGAAACAGATGGAGTTATTATTGGCTCGAGTAAAAGCGATGGAGAAACATGCAgctattttttatatatattgtTACACATCCAAAAACAATTCAGGGCTTATAAATTTTTCACGTCATTTAACTAttgaagggaggaaaaaggtCCAGTGTTGACACATCATCTAAACGTGAGAAAAAGTTTTattgctgggaaaaaaaaaaaaaaaaaaaaaaaatctgaagtagaaaaaacaaagtcagtCTGTATAAACTAAGTTAAAATTCCGTTTTAATTAAAATCGTGAAAGCCTCGTGCAGtctccagtttctctctcactttctcttttcctggaTTTGTTTACAGTTGGATTAAGGACTGGACCTGAAACTCACCATTATAAGTAAATAAGTTATACTGGGGTCATGTCAACCTGCTTTTGGGCCCATGTTACAGTCCCTCTGCTGCCTGTAGCTGAACAGAAGCAACAACGCAGCAAACTGTTTCAGGATTTTACTTCACtttatttgtgctgtttttaataaaatgctTGTCACATTTAAGCTGATAACGACATAACGTAAAAGTAAAGAGGATTATTTTACTCATCGTGCTGGCAACAACCTCTTGTGATTGTGCGCAACACAATAACCAACAGAAACGACTTTGTGCGTCTTTGCGCACGTCGTGTTGCCATGAAAGGTAATCCCGATTATTGTCACTAAATAAATCTTTCCGACTGTTATTGTGCTGTGCTTGATCTCAGAGATCTGGGAAAGTGTTTCCCACTGTCCAAATGAAAGTGTGTGCCCGTTTGAAGGTGTGTAATTGGCTTGCGAGGCATGTATGGAATTCCCAGATGTCTATGAAATTTAAGGAGGCCGTGAAGGTAGCAGTAGGTCTGTAGCTACATAGAGGCTATTCTCACTGAAAGTTTGGGGGgaaatgcttcacacacaccgTCTAGATCAATAAACAGCTTTTCTTGAAGCTTTTACAGTTGAGGCTTTTCACTTAATACCAGATAAATAGACAGGGCCTAGAAAAGCACAAACTGTAACCCATTCGTGACATGTATCACCAAAAAGctcaggtttttcttttttaaaaacagtttccaATTCAGCCCTTACGCAATGCAAGAGACTGGAAGAagtttcctctctcccttctttcAGCAGAGAGGAGTTGGCAATTGACACgatgcagagacacagaatgaAACCTATTTAGAACAGATGttagtatttttaaaaaagtcacGTGAAATGAGCAGATGTTCAGACTGTGCAGAGGCTCGCCGTGCAGCGCGtttctctgcagagagagaggagctttgCCTCCACACAGACACGAAGTGCGGCTCTGCAGTCCCGCGTTCAGAGCGTCCGGTGGGTTTGATTCAAATGGATTTATAAAAAGGGCCACCTGCAGGGATTTATATGGAGCAGACTGAGCGCGCAGAGACAAAGGTAggctgtgagagagaggcaggcggCGTGCATATACGTCTGATTGTGGGACATGTTTGCTGGCTGTTGAGATGATGCGTGAAAAtcaggatgtttttttaaaatagcTTCAAATACTTTCGGGCCCGCTGCCGTCGAAGTTTCAAACTACTTTGAAGAGAgtatacttgtgtgtgtgtgcatgtctctctctctctctctctctctctctctctctctctctctctctctctgtgtgtgtgtgtgtgtgtgtgtgtgtgtgtgtgtgtgtgtgtgtgtgtgtgtgtgtgtgtgtgtgtgtgtgtgtgtctgcgtgcgttagggggagggaggaggcttAAAAGTTTGGAGTATAAACGGACGAGAATTTATCATCCAGCtattggaagaaaaaaaagaaaagcatgacACATAAATCTCTGACTAAGCCTCTGTACCAGAACTGGTTTGTCATATGCTCAgtggaaaaagagcaaaattaaCTGGAATAGCAAatgacattttactttttttttctttatttcttttttgtggcaGTATCGTGTTTTCAAATGATTCATTTGTTCTGGTATCTTTGTGTGGATTATATCTTCTGTAATGTGGATATATTAAATCTGAGGTTTTTATTTAACGTTATTAAACAACGACcattgttattatattattgttgttgttgttgttgttgttgttgttgttgtatttttaacCGTTTAATTAGTTAATGCATGATTTTATTGTCTCcattgttttgggtttttttttttttttcttaataaaatCTCAGTTTCGTAACGCAGTTCATTCACGTGCATCTGCAGCTGGCAGGCCATATATCACGTCTGACAGATTAGCCATAAATTATATTATAATAACAGATTTATCTTTTTCtatttccacatttttccccttttttaatTCTTTCAATCACAGTTGAAGattgttatattttttctttttgcatttctaaaatctttatttgattattattattatttgtgcagctcaattgaaaaaaaaaaaaaaatgtaactgcTAGTTTATGTGAGAGTCCCTTAGAATAATTTTAACTATCTATCTGTTCAAGACAGCTTAAGTTTGTTTTATGTTGCTgcattaaaaactttatttctgAGCTCAGCAGGAAAGAGCAGGTGCAGACTTTACTGCCAGTTACACAATTTTAAGTGACATTCCAGATTTTCCATTTTGAGTCTCAGTCAGAAATGAAAAGTCCTCCAGTTGGTAATCAAACTCTTTCagacccccctcccccaaaacacacacacacacacacacacagtttcatcCACACCTTTAGCAATTCCTCGGAAAGTGTATATTAAACCCACGAGTAGCTGAGCTGCGTGGAGATAAGATCAGAGCACAGGACTGCACTTGAGGcaaggaaacagaggagagactaaacagaaacagacagccACAGTGCATTCCTCCTGCATGTGCAGTCTGCTGATTATTGAATACATTAACATCTCTAATGCAGCTTTGTTGAGAGGCCATTTTATTTGAGACACATGTAAAAAGTCAGACCAGTTGTTGTCCACGAAAAGCACTTGAAAGTCAAAAGTGGCGTCGACTTCATCCACATGTGTGCAAGATCTTTCGTTTTTATACGCGAATGGTAAAAAGGCTCTGAAAGATGGAGAATCTGAATTATTTGTTCAATATGGAAACTTGCTTTTATTGTACCGTCGCTGGCCTCATTGCCTGTAATGTGGCTGAGTAAAAAGTCACAGCAAATAAAATGGAGGAGGGAATTAATTAGAAGAAATATTCAATTGGAAATATCACAAGAATATACAAAGAAGTAGATTGTCATCCATAATTTTTGTACATCTCTGAGCAGATGGCAGCTATAAGTAGCTGTTGGGTCCACTTAACTGCTCTTTAACATACAGTTTTCAACATGACAGCATGAGATCAGGGGTACAATTATGAGGGACTGTGTGtcaaagagcagagaaagaagcTCATACTTCCACCCGCTgaagacagaacacagagaaaacatccaGGATAAGAAAATCATGGACCATTGTCAGATAATTTGAGTGTCTTTGCCGCCAGATGTGCAGCATTGAAGTTGAAGGTGTGTTGTTCGCACCAAGACCAATCTGTTCTACTCTGAATTAAAGCTAAAATGTAGCTGTAGATGTAAAATCCTCTTGTAAATCAACAACATGCCACatggacacttttttttttatacacagATGGAGACTCactttgtgtgtatgaaatgaAACGAAATGTTCGTTTGGCTTTGAAAGTCTGAACCAATGTCAGGAGTTCAGATGGTTTCACAGCgttcttttttcatcatcaattacGGAAATCCACATCACAGATTGCACACTTTCCAATAAGCTGTTGATTCTAGAGTCAGCTGTGGAAATACATGGGATCTTGCTTTCAAGAGTATTTTCACCTGGATATAAAACATCGTCTTTATAAATCAGTTTGATCCAAGACAGGCTCGTATACTGTGTCTCTAACCTGGCCTAGAGCAGTGAGGATACATGCCAACGAAGCATTTCTGTGCAGGTTCAGCAGCATTTAGTGCTTAAACAGTGCAGACACCTGTAGTGCACTGACTTGATTTAAGTCAACATAGGAGAATAAAACAGGGAGAGGgatgattgtgtgttttgatttggaAAAATTATTGACTGAAATTTATTTTTTGGTGATTTACTGATTACCGCTCTGAAACTGTGCTATTTATCTCTTGTCTTCCAAAAGTTGAAGATGATTTGTTTTGATCACATGCGTTTAAGAATTAACGTTTACTTTCAGAGATTGGcagaaagaagtcaaataaccgtctgtctgtctcttctcttccaCAAAAAAACTATAATTCATTTGCAGGAATTAAATATTTTCATCCCAATATCATATAACAATATAAAGCTTCTGTCTGAAAAGTCCTGTGACCCTTGAGGTAAATGATCTAGGTCAAAATTACAATTCTAAAGCATTACATCTTGAGATATTTGGATAAAAGTGCACACAACAGAGGGAGTCGTACGCCTTTGGTTGTTTGAGAAAATGTTAAATGGATGCTTGTTTAAATCTGGTTGAAGGCCTGTGGACACGCACCATGTTTAAGTTGGCAAATGACAGATTTCAACTGAAAATGCGACGCCATAACAGGTCAGCGTTTCATCACAGTGACAGGCGCACTGGTCACGAGGAGTGACGTCATGGCTTAGGCAGGCAGTCTGACTGTGTCCAGGACCAGAAGTGTCCTTTGATTCGCGTCCAAACGTGTGCACCTTGTGTTTAACCTTGGTTGCGTGTGATGTGTGCCACCCAGGCTGCAGACAAGACACGGATCAGTGTGTTTTAGGGGAATACACAATGATGTCACACACaggaaaaggctggaaaaggCTTGGCACCTTTGCGGAATTGGCCGGATCCCCATTGGCTCAGCAGAAACGCTGTAATAATAAACAGACAATCAGAAGGCAGCATGAGCATACACAAAGGCATTGCAAAACTTTGCAGAtaataaaagcagatttttcacTGGAGGGGGATGATTATTTGTGTTCTTCAGTTGTCCATAAATAGAGGGCCCCTCACAGGAAGTATAAACATACAGATGAAGTGGAGGGCAGTCATAGTCAGTGATTTCAAACATTCCTGTTTATGTTCAATCAAGATGGAGTATATATATAACTGTAGCCCCAGTTTCAGCATGAAATACAAAGGATTATTTTCtgaggggagaggggaaaagaatACCTCACTATAAAATGTAAACTGTTTGACGAGAGTTTCACTCATTTTGGAAAGTGAGCCACACATCCTAGAAATGCTTAGAAAGCACATACATCAGCTGCATGAGCCCCGACATGCTGTGAAAACTTCAAATGATCAGAAGTCCAATTTCTCTTATAATAAAGGTATGTGTGGTGTGAACCGTGTTACCTTAGTTATCAAAAATTTCAACCTATACAAAGTAACTTCCTCCTGGATGTGAGACAGAGCACAATTTGTCCCTTATTGAGGCACTGAGGGAAACATGCAGTCCTTGTGTATTGCCCAGGGGTTAATAGGACTCTAATGATGCAGCAACCCTGCGTTTGTCC
It includes:
- the twist1b gene encoding twist-related protein 1b; this encodes MSEENLGDESGSSPVSPVDSLSHSEGELDRQPKRCGRKRRPSRKNGEDSDSPTPGKRGKKSSSSSPQSFEELQSQRVMANVRERQRTQSLNEAFAALRKIIPTLPSDKLSKIQTLKLAARYIDFLYQVLQSDELDSKMASCSYVAHERLSYAFSVWRMEGAWSMSTSH